A stretch of Pseudomonas taetrolens DNA encodes these proteins:
- a CDS encoding glutamine synthetase family protein yields the protein MSNNLDQLTDWLKDHKITEVECMIADLTGITRGKISPTNKFIAEKGMRLPESVLLQTVTGDYVEDDIYYELLDPADIDMVCRPDENAVFLVPWAIEPTAQVIHDTYDKQGNPIELSPRNVLKKVLKLYADHGWQPIVAPEMEFYLTKRSDDPDYPLQPPIGRSGRPETGRQSFSIEAANEFDPLFEDVYDWCELQELDLDTLIHEDGTAQMEINFRHGDALSLADQILVFKRTMREAALKHDVAATFMAKPMTGEPGSAMHLHQSIIDINTGKNVFSNEDGSMSQLFLNHIGGLQKYIPELLPLFAPNVNSFRRFLPDTSAPVNVEWGEENRTVGLRVPDAGPQNRRVENRLPGADANPYLAIAASLLCGYIGMVEGLNPSAPVVGRGYERRNLRLPLTIEDALERMENSKTIEKYLGTKFIAGYVAVKRAEHENFKRVISSWEREFLLFAV from the coding sequence ATGAGTAACAACCTCGACCAGCTCACCGATTGGTTGAAAGACCATAAGATCACAGAAGTCGAATGCATGATCGCCGACCTCACCGGGATTACTCGCGGGAAGATATCGCCGACCAACAAGTTCATTGCCGAAAAAGGCATGCGCCTGCCCGAGAGCGTATTGCTGCAAACCGTTACGGGCGACTATGTCGAAGACGACATCTATTACGAACTCCTCGATCCGGCTGACATCGACATGGTCTGCCGTCCTGACGAGAACGCAGTATTTCTCGTGCCCTGGGCAATTGAGCCCACGGCACAGGTGATCCACGACACCTATGACAAACAGGGCAACCCGATCGAGTTGTCGCCGCGCAACGTGCTTAAAAAGGTATTGAAACTCTATGCCGACCACGGCTGGCAGCCCATCGTGGCGCCGGAAATGGAGTTTTACCTGACCAAGCGCAGTGACGACCCCGATTATCCGTTGCAGCCACCGATAGGTCGCTCCGGACGCCCTGAAACCGGCCGCCAGTCCTTCTCTATCGAAGCGGCCAACGAATTCGATCCGTTGTTCGAAGACGTGTACGACTGGTGCGAACTGCAAGAGCTGGACCTGGACACGCTGATCCATGAAGACGGCACGGCGCAGATGGAAATCAACTTCCGTCATGGCGATGCACTGTCCTTGGCCGACCAGATCCTGGTGTTCAAGCGCACCATGCGCGAAGCCGCGCTCAAGCACGATGTGGCGGCGACCTTCATGGCCAAACCCATGACCGGCGAACCGGGCAGCGCGATGCACTTGCACCAGAGCATCATTGATATCAACACCGGTAAAAACGTCTTCTCCAATGAAGACGGAAGCATGAGCCAACTGTTCCTCAACCATATCGGTGGCCTGCAAAAGTACATCCCGGAGTTGCTGCCCCTGTTTGCTCCGAATGTGAACTCTTTCCGTCGCTTCCTGCCGGATACCTCAGCACCGGTCAACGTGGAATGGGGTGAAGAGAACCGCACCGTGGGTCTGCGGGTACCGGATGCGGGCCCACAGAATCGCCGGGTAGAAAACCGCCTGCCGGGCGCCGATGCCAACCCGTATCTGGCCATTGCTGCCAGCTTGCTGTGCGGTTACATCGGCATGGTCGAAGGCCTCAATCCGAGCGCGCCTGTCGTGGGTCGGGGCTATGAGCGTCGCAACCTGCGCTTGCCCCTGACGATTGAAGACGCACTGGAGCGCATGGAAAACAGCAAGACCATCGAGAAGTACCTGGGGACCAAGTTCATTGCCGGCTACGTGGCGGTCAAACGTGCCGAGCATGAAAACTTCAAGCGCGTCATCAGTTCGTGGGAGCGAGAGTTCCTGCTGTTCGCTGTCTGA
- a CDS encoding gamma-glutamyl-gamma-aminobutyrate hydrolase family protein, producing MSRLPLIGVTACTKQIGLHPYHVTGDKYVRAVAVAAKGLPLILPSLAQVIDPNDILDSLDGLLFTGSPSNVEPHWYQGPDSAHGTLHDPDRDQTTLPLIRAALAAGVPVLGICRGFQELNVALGGSLHQKLHEVDGFMEHREDPSAPVEIQYAPSHSMHVEPGGILASLGLPTEFDVNSIHTQGIQRLAPGLRVEARAPDGLVEAVSVQDGKAFALAVQWHPEWQVSSNPIYLAIFQAFGDACRRRARQRDADASVNA from the coding sequence ATGTCACGCCTGCCGTTAATCGGCGTCACCGCTTGTACCAAACAGATAGGTCTTCATCCCTATCACGTCACGGGCGACAAGTATGTTAGAGCCGTTGCGGTGGCAGCCAAAGGCTTGCCTCTGATCCTTCCGTCATTGGCGCAAGTGATTGATCCGAACGATATTCTGGACAGCCTGGACGGTTTACTCTTTACCGGCTCCCCATCCAACGTAGAACCCCATTGGTATCAAGGACCTGACAGCGCGCATGGCACGCTTCACGACCCTGACCGCGATCAAACGACCCTTCCCCTGATTCGCGCAGCCCTTGCCGCAGGCGTTCCCGTGCTCGGTATTTGCCGAGGCTTTCAAGAATTGAATGTAGCCCTGGGTGGCTCACTTCACCAGAAATTACATGAAGTCGACGGCTTCATGGAGCACCGCGAAGACCCCAGCGCCCCGGTTGAAATCCAGTACGCCCCCAGCCACAGCATGCACGTTGAACCCGGTGGCATCCTGGCCAGCCTCGGTTTGCCAACCGAGTTCGATGTCAACTCGATTCACACCCAGGGCATACAGCGACTGGCACCCGGCTTAAGGGTCGAGGCGCGAGCCCCGGACGGGCTGGTTGAAGCCGTCTCCGTGCAGGACGGCAAGGCTTTTGCTTTAGCAGTTCAATGGCACCCTGAATGGCAGGTAAGCTCTAATCCGATTTACCTCGCCATCTTCCAGGCATTTGGCGATGCCTGCAGAAGGCGCGCACGACAACGCGACGCCGATGCGTCAGTAAACGCCTGA
- a CDS encoding glutamine synthetase family protein, translating into MSVPPRAVQLNEANAFLKEHPEVLYVDLLIADMNGVVRGKRIERTSLHKVYEKGINLPASLFALDINGSTVESTGLGLDIGDADRICYPIPDTLCNEPWQKRPTAQLLMTMHELEGEPFFADPREVLRQVVTKFDELGLTICAAFELEFYLIDQENVNGRPQPPRSPISGKRPHSTQVYLIDDLDEYVDCLQDILEGAKEQGIPADAIVKESAPAQFEVNLHHVADPIKACDYAVLLKRLIKNIAYDHEMDTTFMAKPYPGQAGNGLHVHISILDKEGKNIFASEDPEQNAALRHAIGGVLETLPAQMAFLCPNVNSYRRFGAQFYVPNSPCWGLDNRTVAIRVPTGSSDAVRIEHRVAGADANPYLLMASVLAGVHHGLTNKIEPGAPVEGNSYEQNEQSLPNNLRDALRELDDSEVMAKYIDPKYIDIFVACKESELEEFEHSISDLEYNWYLHTV; encoded by the coding sequence ATGTCGGTACCCCCGCGTGCCGTTCAGCTGAATGAAGCGAACGCGTTCCTTAAGGAACATCCTGAGGTTCTGTACGTTGACCTTCTAATTGCGGATATGAATGGTGTAGTGCGCGGCAAGCGCATTGAACGCACCAGCCTCCACAAGGTTTACGAGAAAGGCATCAACCTGCCAGCCTCCCTTTTTGCTCTGGATATCAATGGCTCAACGGTGGAAAGCACCGGTCTGGGTCTGGATATCGGTGATGCAGACCGAATCTGTTATCCAATTCCTGACACCCTGTGCAACGAGCCTTGGCAAAAGCGCCCAACCGCGCAATTGCTGATGACCATGCACGAACTTGAAGGTGAACCTTTCTTCGCCGATCCGCGCGAAGTGTTGCGCCAGGTAGTCACCAAGTTTGATGAGTTGGGCCTGACCATCTGTGCCGCTTTTGAGCTTGAGTTCTACCTGATCGATCAGGAGAACGTGAACGGCCGTCCACAACCGCCGCGTTCGCCGATTTCCGGCAAGCGTCCGCACTCGACTCAGGTTTACCTGATCGACGACCTCGACGAATACGTCGACTGCCTCCAGGACATTCTGGAAGGTGCCAAAGAGCAAGGCATCCCGGCTGACGCCATCGTTAAAGAAAGTGCCCCGGCGCAGTTCGAAGTGAACCTGCACCACGTTGCCGACCCGATCAAGGCCTGCGACTACGCGGTACTGCTCAAGCGTTTGATCAAGAACATCGCCTACGACCATGAAATGGACACCACCTTCATGGCCAAGCCTTACCCAGGCCAGGCGGGCAACGGGCTACACGTTCATATTTCGATTCTGGATAAAGAAGGCAAAAATATTTTTGCCAGCGAGGATCCCGAGCAGAACGCCGCATTGCGTCACGCAATCGGCGGTGTGCTGGAGACCCTACCGGCGCAGATGGCGTTCCTTTGCCCTAACGTCAACTCGTACCGCCGTTTTGGTGCACAGTTCTACGTTCCCAACTCGCCTTGCTGGGGCCTGGACAACCGTACGGTAGCCATTCGCGTGCCGACCGGTTCTTCCGATGCTGTGCGTATCGAACACCGTGTGGCCGGCGCCGATGCCAACCCCTACTTGCTGATGGCTTCAGTCCTGGCAGGCGTGCATCACGGCCTGACCAACAAGATCGAGCCGGGTGCGCCAGTCGAAGGCAACAGCTACGAGCAGAATGAACAAAGCCTGCCGAATAACTTGCGTGATGCACTGCGCGAGCTGGACGACAGTGAAGTCATGGCCAAATATATCGATCCTAAATACATCGATATCTTTGTGGCCTGTAAAGAGAGCGAGCTGGAGGAGTTTGAACACTCCATCTCCGATCTCGAATACAACTGGTACCTGCATACCGTGTAA
- a CDS encoding carbonic anhydrase family protein — protein MKLRIFSAVILVMGLFVWNSALANSQSWNYAEASGSAHWSTPAPDDDACNSDCVQSPVNMNSASLAGLPDLDIHYLVGPATVEHMGHTLEVRSDTEGRIIMGEDFYEFVQLHVHTLSEKQSKAGLYPIVAHLVHRNQNGEWAVVVMQFKEGAENPVLAQLFAAAPARKGETLTLGYLDISQLFPAQRDYYTHKGSLKAPSCIDCVRWHVLKTPVEMSKAQLHTFQLLFPANTRPVQPGDERTAQVSD, from the coding sequence ATGAAGCTCCGCATCTTCAGCGCGGTCATTCTGGTCATGGGCCTGTTTGTCTGGAACTCGGCACTTGCAAACAGTCAGTCCTGGAACTATGCCGAGGCGTCCGGCTCCGCTCACTGGAGCACGCCTGCTCCGGATGATGACGCCTGCAACTCTGACTGCGTTCAGTCGCCAGTCAACATGAACAGTGCCTCCCTTGCCGGTTTACCTGACCTGGATATTCACTATTTGGTGGGCCCGGCCACAGTCGAGCACATGGGGCATACCCTGGAAGTCAGGTCTGATACTGAGGGCCGGATCATCATGGGCGAGGACTTTTACGAATTCGTCCAACTGCACGTGCACACGCTCAGCGAAAAACAGAGCAAAGCCGGCCTTTACCCCATCGTTGCCCACCTGGTGCACCGCAATCAAAACGGCGAGTGGGCGGTGGTTGTCATGCAGTTCAAGGAAGGTGCCGAAAACCCGGTGCTGGCCCAATTGTTTGCAGCGGCGCCCGCGCGTAAAGGTGAAACGCTGACACTGGGGTATCTGGACATTTCTCAGCTGTTTCCTGCGCAGCGCGATTACTACACGCATAAGGGGTCGCTGAAAGCGCCGTCATGTATCGATTGTGTACGTTGGCACGTGCTGAAAACCCCGGTTGAAATGTCCAAAGCTCAGTTGCACACGTTTCAATTATTGTTCCCGGCGAACACTCGTCCTGTGCAGCCGGGTGATGAGCGCACGGCGCAGGTCAGTGACTAA
- a CDS encoding TetR/AcrR family transcriptional regulator, whose translation MTRPAPPRATPRKSRARSQARIDSILDAARTLLAAEGVASLSIYSVAERAEIPPSSVYHFFAGVPALLEALTSDVHAAFRACLQTPVEHEALSTWRDLSQRIEQRMLAIYSEDAAARQLILAQHGLTEVTRADRQHDLELGQLMHALFMRHFELPVLPQDVDVFALAMELGDRVYARSIQLHDCITPRMAEEGLRVVDAYLGLYLPPFLPKRLAPMNESDL comes from the coding sequence ATGACGCGCCCCGCCCCGCCACGCGCTACACCTCGCAAGTCCCGCGCACGCAGTCAGGCCCGGATCGACTCGATACTCGACGCCGCACGAACGTTGCTTGCGGCTGAAGGCGTGGCCAGCCTTTCTATCTATAGCGTGGCCGAGCGCGCCGAGATTCCGCCCTCGTCGGTCTATCACTTTTTTGCGGGGGTGCCAGCGCTGCTCGAAGCCCTGACCAGTGATGTACACGCCGCGTTTCGCGCGTGTTTGCAAACACCGGTCGAGCATGAAGCGTTGAGCACCTGGCGCGACTTGTCACAACGGATTGAGCAGCGCATGTTGGCCATTTACAGCGAAGATGCGGCGGCTCGACAGCTGATTCTGGCTCAGCATGGCCTCACCGAAGTCACCCGGGCCGACCGCCAGCACGATCTTGAGCTGGGCCAACTGATGCACGCGCTGTTTATGCGTCATTTCGAGTTGCCGGTTTTGCCGCAGGATGTGGATGTATTTGCGCTGGCGATGGAGCTGGGTGATCGCGTTTATGCGCGCTCCATCCAGTTGCATGACTGCATCACCCCGCGTATGGCCGAAGAAGGCCTGCGCGTCGTGGATGCTTATTTGGGGTTGTACCTGCCGCCTTTTTTGCCGAAACGCTTGGCACCCATGAACGAATCCGACCTGTAG
- the tauD gene encoding taurine dioxygenase — MSLTITPISAALGAQIDGVDLSLPLSVEHRDAIEQALLRHHVVFFRNQPVTPQQQARFAAHFGDLHIHPIYPNVPEQPQVLVLDTAVTDVRDNAVWHTDVTFLPTPAMGAVLSAKQLPAFGGDTLWAAGIAAFEGLSRPLQVLLDGLTATHDFTKSFPLERFGSTPEDLARWEQTRKSNPPLSHPVIRTHPVSGRKSLFVNEGFTTRINELSEAESEAILKLLFAHATRPEYTLRWRWQENDVAFWDNRVTQHYAVDDYRPNRRVMHRATILGDAPF, encoded by the coding sequence ATGAGCCTGACCATTACCCCGATTAGCGCTGCCCTGGGTGCCCAGATTGACGGCGTTGACCTGAGCCTGCCGCTGAGCGTGGAACACCGTGATGCCATCGAACAGGCACTGCTCCGGCATCACGTTGTGTTCTTCAGAAACCAGCCCGTCACGCCACAGCAGCAAGCACGCTTTGCAGCCCATTTTGGCGACCTGCATATCCATCCCATCTATCCCAATGTGCCCGAGCAACCGCAAGTACTGGTGCTGGACACTGCCGTCACCGACGTGCGCGACAACGCAGTCTGGCATACCGATGTCACCTTCTTGCCGACACCGGCGATGGGGGCGGTGCTGAGTGCCAAACAATTGCCTGCTTTCGGAGGCGATACCTTGTGGGCCGCCGGCATTGCGGCGTTTGAAGGGTTATCCAGACCGCTTCAAGTCCTGCTGGATGGACTGACGGCCACTCACGACTTCACCAAGTCATTCCCGCTGGAGCGTTTTGGCTCAACGCCAGAAGACCTGGCGCGCTGGGAGCAAACCCGCAAGAGCAACCCGCCGCTGTCACACCCGGTGATTCGCACACACCCGGTGAGCGGGCGCAAATCGCTGTTCGTCAACGAAGGCTTCACCACCCGCATCAATGAACTGTCCGAAGCGGAAAGCGAAGCCATTTTGAAACTGCTGTTCGCCCATGCGACACGGCCGGAATACACCCTTCGCTGGCGCTGGCAGGAAAACGACGTGGCCTTCTGGGACAACCGCGTGACCCAGCATTACGCCGTGGATGATTACCGCCCCAATCGCCGCGTAATGCACCGTGCGACTATTTTGGGTGATGCACCGTTTTAA
- the tauC gene encoding taurine ABC transporter permease TauC produces the protein MSSYELPAITPSVAAPPASRPVKRSLSTRWISVLTLLTLIALWWAVTAGELIEPLFLPPPSAVLEKGWLLATKGYMDSTLWQHLGASLSRIGLGLGFAILTAVPVGIAIGYNRIARGIFDPLIEFYRPIPPLAYLPLIVIWCGIGELSKVLLIYLAIFAPIAIATATGVRTVDPAKVRAAQSLGATRWQLIRHVILPSALPDILTGVRIGLGVGWSTLVAAELIAATSGLGFMVQSAAQFLVTDVVVLGILVIAIIAFAMEMGLRALQRKLVPWHGQAH, from the coding sequence ATGAGCAGCTATGAACTTCCGGCAATCACACCATCCGTTGCCGCGCCCCCTGCGTCGCGCCCGGTAAAACGCAGCTTGAGCACGCGCTGGATCAGCGTGTTGACGCTGCTGACCCTGATTGCACTGTGGTGGGCCGTCACCGCTGGCGAACTGATCGAGCCACTGTTCTTGCCACCACCGTCCGCCGTACTGGAGAAAGGCTGGTTACTGGCCACCAAGGGCTACATGGACTCGACCTTGTGGCAGCACTTGGGCGCGAGCCTGAGCCGGATCGGCCTGGGCCTGGGTTTCGCCATTTTGACTGCCGTCCCGGTGGGCATCGCCATTGGCTACAACCGCATTGCGCGAGGGATTTTCGATCCGCTGATTGAGTTCTACCGCCCGATTCCGCCGTTGGCGTATTTGCCGCTGATCGTGATCTGGTGCGGCATTGGCGAACTGTCGAAAGTGCTGCTGATTTATCTGGCGATTTTTGCGCCGATTGCCATCGCAACCGCGACCGGTGTGCGCACGGTAGACCCGGCAAAAGTCCGCGCAGCGCAATCCCTGGGAGCGACCCGCTGGCAGCTGATCCGTCATGTGATTTTGCCCAGCGCTCTGCCGGACATTTTGACCGGCGTACGTATCGGCCTGGGTGTGGGCTGGTCAACGCTGGTGGCTGCGGAGCTGATTGCGGCCACCAGCGGCCTGGGCTTCATGGTGCAATCGGCCGCACAGTTTCTGGTCACCGACGTGGTGGTGCTGGGGATTCTGGTGATTGCCATTATCGCCTTCGCGATGGAGATGGGCCTGCGCGCCCTGCAACGCAAGCTGGTGCCATGGCATGGCCAGGCTCACTAA
- the tauB gene encoding taurine ABC transporter ATP-binding subunit has translation MALLSLERISAQYPGAAEPVLSDISLSLGPQQLLVALGPSGSGKTSLLNLIAGFVEPSAGRITLDGAPVKGPGAERGVVFQDDVLLPWQDVLANVAFGLELAGVPRNKRETRAREMLTLVDLSGFEQRRIWELSGGQRQRVGLARALAADPRVLLMDEPFGALDAFTREQMQELLLQVCKRTDKPVFLITHDIEEAVFLATDLILLAPEPGRIVERLALDFGQRYNAGESARSIKSDPRFIETREHVLERVFSQRGAAQRQERA, from the coding sequence ATGGCCTTGTTATCACTGGAGCGCATCAGCGCACAGTACCCGGGCGCTGCCGAGCCTGTGCTGTCGGATATTTCCCTGAGCCTCGGCCCCCAGCAACTGCTGGTCGCACTCGGCCCGTCCGGCAGCGGCAAAACGTCATTGCTGAACCTGATCGCCGGTTTTGTCGAGCCCAGCGCCGGGCGCATCACCCTTGATGGCGCCCCGGTCAAAGGCCCTGGCGCCGAGCGTGGCGTGGTCTTCCAGGACGATGTGTTATTGCCCTGGCAAGACGTGCTGGCGAACGTAGCCTTTGGCCTTGAGCTGGCCGGTGTGCCGCGTAACAAACGCGAAACCCGCGCCCGTGAAATGCTCACACTGGTTGATTTGTCAGGCTTTGAACAGCGCCGGATCTGGGAACTGTCCGGTGGGCAAAGACAGCGAGTAGGCCTGGCGCGTGCCTTGGCGGCCGATCCTCGTGTGCTGCTGATGGATGAACCGTTTGGCGCCCTGGATGCCTTCACCCGTGAACAGATGCAAGAGCTGTTGCTGCAGGTGTGCAAACGCACCGACAAGCCGGTCTTCCTGATCACCCATGACATTGAAGAGGCCGTGTTTCTGGCCACTGACCTGATTTTGCTGGCCCCTGAGCCGGGTCGTATCGTCGAGCGCCTGGCCCTGGATTTCGGCCAGCGCTACAACGCCGGTGAATCGGCGCGGTCGATCAAGTCGGATCCTCGTTTTATTGAAACCCGTGAACACGTGCTGGAGCGCGTATTTTCACAACGCGGCGCCGCTCAGCGGCAGGAGCGCGCATGA
- the tauA gene encoding taurine ABC transporter substrate-binding protein, which translates to MKLHSPLRLLAALSLAGASFFAQAASEVTVAYQTTVDPAKVAQADGAYERSIDANIRWRKFDNGADIIAAIASGDVQIGYLGSSPLTAAITRKVPVETFLIATQIGAAEALVAREGSGINSPQDLIGKKVAVPFVSTGHYSLLAALKHWKIDPAKVTILNLAPPAIVAAWKRGDIDATYVWDPALGTAKENGKVLITSGELSQFGAPTFDAWIVRKDFAAKHPEIVTAFAKVTLDAYADYHKDPKAWQANQSNVDKLVKLSGAKATDIPLLLQGNVYPLAAGQTQLLGAPTTKALADTAAFLKEQGKVDAVLPDYAPSVNARFITQ; encoded by the coding sequence ATGAAACTGCACTCTCCCCTACGCCTTTTGGCAGCTTTGTCTCTGGCAGGTGCCAGTTTTTTCGCACAGGCGGCCAGCGAAGTCACCGTGGCCTACCAAACCACTGTCGACCCGGCCAAAGTGGCCCAAGCCGATGGCGCTTACGAGCGCTCCATCGACGCCAACATCCGCTGGAGAAAATTTGATAATGGCGCCGACATCATTGCCGCGATCGCCTCCGGCGATGTGCAAATCGGCTATCTGGGGTCTAGCCCGCTAACGGCGGCAATCACCCGAAAAGTCCCGGTTGAAACCTTTTTGATCGCGACCCAGATCGGCGCTGCCGAAGCGCTGGTGGCACGGGAGGGTTCCGGCATCAACAGTCCCCAGGACCTGATCGGTAAAAAAGTGGCCGTGCCGTTTGTGTCCACCGGGCACTACAGCCTGCTGGCAGCACTGAAACACTGGAAGATCGACCCTGCGAAAGTCACGATTCTTAACCTCGCCCCGCCCGCCATTGTGGCCGCCTGGAAGCGTGGCGATATTGACGCGACCTATGTCTGGGACCCCGCGCTCGGCACGGCCAAAGAGAACGGCAAAGTGCTGATCACCTCGGGCGAACTCAGCCAGTTCGGTGCACCCACTTTTGATGCCTGGATCGTGCGCAAGGATTTCGCCGCCAAGCATCCGGAGATCGTCACAGCGTTCGCCAAAGTGACCCTGGACGCCTATGCCGATTACCACAAAGATCCAAAAGCGTGGCAGGCCAATCAGAGCAACGTCGACAAGCTGGTGAAGCTGTCAGGGGCCAAGGCCACTGACATTCCACTGCTGCTGCAAGGCAATGTGTACCCGCTGGCCGCTGGCCAGACGCAGTTGCTCGGTGCACCCACCACCAAGGCCCTGGCGGACACCGCCGCGTTCCTTAAAGAGCAAGGCAAGGTGGATGCTGTGCTGCCGGACTACGCGCCGTCGGTTAACGCCCGCTTCATCACTCAATAA